A single genomic interval of Corylus avellana chromosome ca10, CavTom2PMs-1.0 harbors:
- the LOC132163856 gene encoding probable protein phosphatase 2C 4, whose protein sequence is MGNGFGKLTVCFTGGGEGRRRQDLPVLLSDPLDLGHSFCYVRPDQSRLSSSKVHSEEATTFKTISGASVSANTWTPLSTSIVDVYSYNSIDRAAAFESSTSFASIPLQPIPKNLMNSGPISGSMYGIPSSGPLERGFLSGPIERGFMSGPLDRGLYSDQMEKGFSGQFQRSFSHGAFAFRPRSRKGKLIRVLQRAISKAMSRGQQNSIVAPIKSGVVKEPDWIVGTERHHNENLTVSSVNFSSDGSLEDDEDSLESQNLQWAQGKAGEDRVHVVVSEEHGWVFVGIYDGFNGPDAPDFLLSNLYSFVHKELKGLLWDDGFESPTNTITAQPAYSSPASDSDVNSNSAMEDSDGNSARNRSAGDACTRCAVEVHENFPCASGDDDAKRTRGKVSSKSRYKNRGSESQRRWRWKCEWDRERVELDRRLKEQLLNSSNKSGSDGARAINHSDVLKALSQALRKTEESYLDIADRMVVENPELALMGSCVLVMLMKGEDVYVMNVGDSRAVLAQKAEPDYWLGKIRQDLERINEETMHDLEALDGDRPSTCPSLTACQLSVDHSTSVEEEVQRIKSEHPDDACAVINDRVKGSLKVTRAFGAGFLKQPKWNNALLEMFRIDYIGTSPYINCFPSLYHHRLGPKDRFLILSSDGLYQYFTNEEAVSEVELFIMLQPEGDPAQHLVEEVLFRAAKKAGMDFHELLEIPQGDRRRYHDDVSIIVISLEGRIWRSCV, encoded by the exons ATGGGTAACGGTTTCGGAAAGCTGACAGTGTGTTTCACCGGCGGCGGAGAGGGTCGCCGGAGGCAGGACTTGCCCGTTTTATTATCGGACCCTTTGGACCTAGGACACTCCTTCTGCTACGTGAGACCCGACCAGAGTCGCCTCTCGTCCTCCAAGGTCCACTCCGAAGAGGCCACCACCTTCAAAACTATCTCCGGCGCTTCGGTGAGCGCCAACACTTGGACACCTCTCTCCACGTCGATCGTGGACGTTTACTCCTACAACAGTATCGACCGAGCTGCGGCGTTCGAGAGCTCAACCTCCTTCGCTTCGATTCCTCTGCAACCGATTCCGAAGAATTTGATGAATTCGGGTCCGATTTCCGGTAGCATGTACGGAATTCCGAGCTCGGGTCCGTTGGAGAGAGGATTTCTATCGGGCCCGATTGAGCGGGGCTTCATGTCCGGCCCGTTGGATCGCGGGCTGTACTCGGATCAGATGGAGAAGGGTTTCTCTGGCCAGTTCCAGAGGAGCTTCTCTCATGGGGCTTTTGCATTCAGGCCCAGATCGAGAAAAGGGAAGCTGATTCGGGTCCTCCAGAGAGCGATATCGAAAGCTATGTCTCGGGGGCAGCAAAACTCGATCGTGGCTCCGATTAAATCCGGCGTGGTGAAAGAACCCGATTGGATTGTTGGGACTGAGAGGCACCACAACGAGAACTTGACGGTGAGCAGCGTGAATTTTAGCAGCGACGGTAGCTTGGAAGACGACGAGGACTCCTTGGAAAGCCAGAACCTTCAGTGGGCTCAGGGAAAAGCAGGGGAGGACCGAGTGCACGTCGTCGTTTCGGAGGAGCACGGCTGGGTATTCGTCGGGATTTACGATGGGTTCAACGGCCCCGATGCTCCTGATTTCTTACTCTCCAATTTGTACTCATTCGTGCACAAGGAGCTTAAGGGTCTGTTGTGGGACGACGGGTTTGAATCCCCTACGAACACAATCACTGCCCAACCTGCCTATTCTTCCCCTGCTTCCGATTCCGATGTCAATTCCAATTCGGCAATGGAAGATTCCGATGGAAATTCGGCAAGGAATCGGTCGGCCGGAGATGCTTGTACTCGGTGCGCAGTTGAGGTGCATGAGAATTTTCCTTGTGCAAGTGGGGACGATGATGCGAAGCGAACTAGGGGTAAGGTTTCCTCGAAGAGCAGATACAAGAACAGAGGATCGGAGAGCCagaggaggtggaggtggaaGTGTGAATGGGACCGTGAGCGAGTGGAGCTCGACAGGAGGTTAAAGGAACAGTTACTGAATAGTAGCAATAAATCTGGGTCGGATGGGGCGAGAGCGATCAACCACTCGGACGTGTTGAAAGCGCTTTCGCAGGCTCTGCGGAAAACAGAGGAGTCATATTTGGATATTGCGGACAGGATGGTTGTGGAGAATCCGGAGCTGGCGTTGATGGGTTCGTGTGTGCTCGTCATGCTAATGAAGGGTGAGGATGTGTATGTGATGAATGTGGGTGATAGTCGAGCAGTGTTGGCTCAGAAGGCCGAGCCCGATTATTGGTTGGGGAAGATTCGCCAGGACTTGGAGAGAATCAATGAAGAAACTATGCATGATCTGGAAGCGTTGGACGGTGATAGGCCCAGCACGTGTCCGAGTCTGACCGCTTGTCAGCTTAGCGTGGATCATAGCACTAGTGTGGAAGAG GAGGTTCAGAGAATAAAGAGTGAACACCCAGATGATGCTTGTGCTGTGATCAATGATCGTGTGAAGGGTTCCTTGAAGGTCACTCGTGCTTTTGGTGCTGGTTTTCTCAAGCAG CCTAAATGGAACAATGCACTTTTGGAGATGTTCAGAATAGACTACATAGGGACTTCCCCTTACATCAACTGTTTCCCATCTTTATACCACCATAGATTAGGCCCAAAAGACAGGTTTTTGATATTATCCTCTGATGGGCTCTATCAATACTTCACAAATGAAGAAGCTGTTTCTGAAGTTGAGCTTTTCATCATGTTACAACCCGAAGGAGACCCGGCTCAACATCTGGTTGAGGAAGTGCTGTTTCGAGCAGCCAAGAAAGCTG GTATGGACTTCCACGAATTACTCGAAATACCACAAGGGGATCGGCGGCGATACCACGACGATGTTTCCATCATTGTTATTTCTTTAGAGGGAAGGATATGGAGGTCATGTGTATAA
- the LOC132163632 gene encoding U-box domain-containing protein 33-like isoform X2, with product MIKYTLRSERTWSELWLCFSGLSSGFGAEKFVFFTFISLPRRFPLSVKASILTIEADQVQKGIVDLVNRHGIRKLVMGAMPENCVKVKKTSRKANYAAKNVPLFCEMWFVYKGKHVWTREASEGPNSLPPQPEIKTAESLRSMSFQYSKNNAIHPEFLQSNSARSIPFAGSSNWFQGEMVHVDVASLPTLSHSSRDLQSSFCPTTTTSSENNSAKRMVSSISDPNVEEESLCGQLTETRIQAEAATNEVFAEIIKRKKVESEAIKIISKVKVFESAHAHEVKLRKEAEDALRTTIQDQEKLLEEREEVTGELQRAMRSVALLDSRTKEADRRCDEAIGELNLIQASITTLQQEKQRMRQQKLEALRWLERWRHGQAGAANCYGFIGFVGGLPELAEFSLSDLQTATCNFSESFKIGQGGYGCIYKGEMLGRTVVIRTLDPYNMKGPSEFHQEVQVLGKLQHPHLVTLLGVCAEAWSLIYEYLPNGSLQDHIFRKSNISPLTWKTRTRIIAEISSALCFLHSSKPEQIVHGDLKPENIVLSTDLSCKICDFGICRLVTEESLHCPSFRRSTEPKGAFTYTDPEFQRNGVLTSKSDVYSFGLIILQLLTGRQPVGLAAEVRKAVSCEKLASLLDSSAGEWPTFVAMRLTELGLQCCQSSDRDRPDITPSLVRELEQLHVSEERPVPPYFLCPILQEIMHDPQVAADGFTYEGEAMRGWLENGRETSPMTNLQLSHLHLTPNNTLRLAIQDWLCKSSLSL from the exons ATGATAAAATACACGTTGCGGTCGGAAAGAACGTGGAGCGAGCTGTGGCTCTGCTTCAGTGGACTTTCAAGCGGTTTCGGAGCAGAGAAATTTGTATTCTTCACGTTCATCAGCCTTCCCAGGCGATTCCCACTCTCT GTGAAAGCAAGCATTCTTACAATAGAAGCAGACCAAGTTCAGAAAGGAATTGTAGATTTGGTGAACAGACATGGTATTAGGAAGCTTGTTATGGGCGCAATGCCTGAAAA CTGCGTGAAGGTGAAAAAGACCTCCCGCAAGGCAAATTATGCTGCCAAAAATGTTCCCTTGTTCTGTGAAATGTGGTTTGTCTACAAAGGGAAACATGTATGGACAAGAGAAGCTTCTGAAGGCCCTAATTCTTTGCCTCCACAACCTGAGATTAAAACTGCAGAATCCTTGAGATCTATGTCATTTCAATATAGTAAGAATAATGCAATCCATCCAGAATTTCTTCAATCCAACTCTGCTAGAAGTATACCCTTTGCTGGAAGCAGCAACTGGTTTCAGGGTGAAATGGTTCATGTTGATGTGGCTTCATTGCCCACTTTATCCCATTCGTCTCGCGATCTCCAGAGTTCATTTTGTCCAACAACTACCACCAGTTCAGAAAATAATTCTGCCAAAAGAATGGTGTCTTCAATTTCCGATCCAAATGTTGAGGAAGAGAGCTTGTGTGGTCAGCTGACAGAAACCAGAATACAAGCTGAGGCAGCAACAAATGAGGTGTTTGCAGAGATAATAAAGCGCAAAAAAGTGGAGTCAgaagctattaaaattatcagcAAG GTCAAAGTCTTTGAATCTGCCCATGCACATGAAGTTAAGCTCAGGAAGGAGGCTGAGGATGCACTAAGAACTACAATACAGGATCAAGAAAAGCTCttggaagaaagagaagaagtaACTGGAGAGCTACAGAGGGCCATGAGAAGTGTTGCTCTTTTAGACAGTCGTACAAAGGAAGCAGACCGTAGGTGTGACGAAGCCATCGGGGAACTAAATTTAATTCAAGCATCCATCACAACTCTACAGCAGGAAAAGCAGAGGATGCGACAACAGAAATTGGAAGCCCTACGCTGGCTTGAACGGTGGAGACATGGACAAGCTGGAGCTGCAAACTGCTATGGGTTCATTGGTTTTGTTGGAGGGTTGCCTGAGTTAGCAGAATTTTCATTGTCAGACCTGCAAACTGCTACATGCAATTTTTCTGAGAGCTTCAAGATTGGGCAGGGAGGATATGGTTGTATTTACAAGGGGGAAATGTTGGGTAGAACTGTTGTCATAAGGACGCTCGATCCATATAACATGAAAGGACCATCAGAGTTTCACCAAGAG GTTCAAGTTCTTGGCAAGCTACAGCATCCTCATCTGGTGACTTTGCTTGGTGTATGTGCCGAAGCCTGGTCCCTCATATATGAATACTTGCCCAATGGGAGCCTCCAAGACCACATTTTTCGGAAAAGCAACATTTCTCCATTGACGTGGAAGACCCGAACACGTATCATTGCTGAAATCTCTAGTGCCCTTTGCTTCTTACACTCTTCTAAACCTGAACAGATTGTCCATGGTGATCTGAAACCTGAAAACATAGTTCTAAGTACTGATCTAAGCTGCAAGATATGCGACTTTGGGATTTGCAGGCTGGTAACAGAGGAGAGCCTTCATTGCCCTAGTTTCCGCCGGAGCACAGAGCCAAAGGGTGCTTTTACGTATACAGATCCAGAGTTTCAGAGAAATGGAGTGCTTACGTCCAAGTCCGACGTTTACTCCTTTGGGCTGATCATTCTGCAGCTACTCACAGGAAGGCAACCGGTTGGGTTAGCAGCTGAGGTGCGTAAGGCAGTTTCATGCGAGAAATTGGCATCACTTTTGGATTCATCAGCTGGAGAATGGCCTACATTTGTTGCAATGCGGTTGACAGAGCTGGGGCTGCAATGCTGTCAATCGAGCGATAGGGATAGACCAGATATAACACCTTCTCTGGTTAGGGAACTGGAGCAGTTGCATGTCTCAGAAGAGCGACCAGTGCCACCTTATTTCTTGTGCCCTATCCTTCAG GAAATAATGCACGACCCTCAGGTAGCAGCAGATGGGTTCACTTACGAAGGGGAAGCCATGCGTGGATGGCTGGAAAATGGGCGTGAAACTTCTCCCATGACCAATTTGCAGTTGAGTCACTTGCATCTTACTCCTAACAATACTCTGCGGCTTGCCATACAGGATTGGCTCTGCAAATCTTCATTGTccctttaa
- the LOC132163632 gene encoding U-box domain-containing protein 33-like isoform X1, which yields MELLQPTHPPHHDLIVDGFYGFSSLGIHRAVSSRSGLPQIVEEAGNDKIHVAVGKNVERAVALLQWTFKRFRSREICILHVHQPSQAIPTLLGKLPASKANGEVVAAHRREEWAQKMKLLECYVSVCCTENVKASILTIEADQVQKGIVDLVNRHGIRKLVMGAMPENCVKVKKTSRKANYAAKNVPLFCEMWFVYKGKHVWTREASEGPNSLPPQPEIKTAESLRSMSFQYSKNNAIHPEFLQSNSARSIPFAGSSNWFQGEMVHVDVASLPTLSHSSRDLQSSFCPTTTTSSENNSAKRMVSSISDPNVEEESLCGQLTETRIQAEAATNEVFAEIIKRKKVESEAIKIISKVKVFESAHAHEVKLRKEAEDALRTTIQDQEKLLEEREEVTGELQRAMRSVALLDSRTKEADRRCDEAIGELNLIQASITTLQQEKQRMRQQKLEALRWLERWRHGQAGAANCYGFIGFVGGLPELAEFSLSDLQTATCNFSESFKIGQGGYGCIYKGEMLGRTVVIRTLDPYNMKGPSEFHQEVQVLGKLQHPHLVTLLGVCAEAWSLIYEYLPNGSLQDHIFRKSNISPLTWKTRTRIIAEISSALCFLHSSKPEQIVHGDLKPENIVLSTDLSCKICDFGICRLVTEESLHCPSFRRSTEPKGAFTYTDPEFQRNGVLTSKSDVYSFGLIILQLLTGRQPVGLAAEVRKAVSCEKLASLLDSSAGEWPTFVAMRLTELGLQCCQSSDRDRPDITPSLVRELEQLHVSEERPVPPYFLCPILQEIMHDPQVAADGFTYEGEAMRGWLENGRETSPMTNLQLSHLHLTPNNTLRLAIQDWLCKSSLSL from the exons ATGGAGCTCTTGCAGCCCACGCACCCTCCTCACCACGACTTAATCGTCGACGGCTTCTACGGCTTCTCGTCCTTGGGTATTCACCGGGCGGTGAGCTCACGGTCTGGGCTGCCCCAGATTGTGGAAGAAGCTGGAAATGATAAAATACACGTTGCGGTCGGAAAGAACGTGGAGCGAGCTGTGGCTCTGCTTCAGTGGACTTTCAAGCGGTTTCGGAGCAGAGAAATTTGTATTCTTCACGTTCATCAGCCTTCCCAGGCGATTCCCACTCTCT TAGGAAAACTGCCAGCAAGTAAAGCAAATGGTGAAGTAGTGGCTGCGCATAGAAGGGAGGAGTGGGCGcagaaaatgaagcttttagaATGTTACGTGAGCGTTTGCTGCACAGAAAAC GTGAAAGCAAGCATTCTTACAATAGAAGCAGACCAAGTTCAGAAAGGAATTGTAGATTTGGTGAACAGACATGGTATTAGGAAGCTTGTTATGGGCGCAATGCCTGAAAA CTGCGTGAAGGTGAAAAAGACCTCCCGCAAGGCAAATTATGCTGCCAAAAATGTTCCCTTGTTCTGTGAAATGTGGTTTGTCTACAAAGGGAAACATGTATGGACAAGAGAAGCTTCTGAAGGCCCTAATTCTTTGCCTCCACAACCTGAGATTAAAACTGCAGAATCCTTGAGATCTATGTCATTTCAATATAGTAAGAATAATGCAATCCATCCAGAATTTCTTCAATCCAACTCTGCTAGAAGTATACCCTTTGCTGGAAGCAGCAACTGGTTTCAGGGTGAAATGGTTCATGTTGATGTGGCTTCATTGCCCACTTTATCCCATTCGTCTCGCGATCTCCAGAGTTCATTTTGTCCAACAACTACCACCAGTTCAGAAAATAATTCTGCCAAAAGAATGGTGTCTTCAATTTCCGATCCAAATGTTGAGGAAGAGAGCTTGTGTGGTCAGCTGACAGAAACCAGAATACAAGCTGAGGCAGCAACAAATGAGGTGTTTGCAGAGATAATAAAGCGCAAAAAAGTGGAGTCAgaagctattaaaattatcagcAAG GTCAAAGTCTTTGAATCTGCCCATGCACATGAAGTTAAGCTCAGGAAGGAGGCTGAGGATGCACTAAGAACTACAATACAGGATCAAGAAAAGCTCttggaagaaagagaagaagtaACTGGAGAGCTACAGAGGGCCATGAGAAGTGTTGCTCTTTTAGACAGTCGTACAAAGGAAGCAGACCGTAGGTGTGACGAAGCCATCGGGGAACTAAATTTAATTCAAGCATCCATCACAACTCTACAGCAGGAAAAGCAGAGGATGCGACAACAGAAATTGGAAGCCCTACGCTGGCTTGAACGGTGGAGACATGGACAAGCTGGAGCTGCAAACTGCTATGGGTTCATTGGTTTTGTTGGAGGGTTGCCTGAGTTAGCAGAATTTTCATTGTCAGACCTGCAAACTGCTACATGCAATTTTTCTGAGAGCTTCAAGATTGGGCAGGGAGGATATGGTTGTATTTACAAGGGGGAAATGTTGGGTAGAACTGTTGTCATAAGGACGCTCGATCCATATAACATGAAAGGACCATCAGAGTTTCACCAAGAG GTTCAAGTTCTTGGCAAGCTACAGCATCCTCATCTGGTGACTTTGCTTGGTGTATGTGCCGAAGCCTGGTCCCTCATATATGAATACTTGCCCAATGGGAGCCTCCAAGACCACATTTTTCGGAAAAGCAACATTTCTCCATTGACGTGGAAGACCCGAACACGTATCATTGCTGAAATCTCTAGTGCCCTTTGCTTCTTACACTCTTCTAAACCTGAACAGATTGTCCATGGTGATCTGAAACCTGAAAACATAGTTCTAAGTACTGATCTAAGCTGCAAGATATGCGACTTTGGGATTTGCAGGCTGGTAACAGAGGAGAGCCTTCATTGCCCTAGTTTCCGCCGGAGCACAGAGCCAAAGGGTGCTTTTACGTATACAGATCCAGAGTTTCAGAGAAATGGAGTGCTTACGTCCAAGTCCGACGTTTACTCCTTTGGGCTGATCATTCTGCAGCTACTCACAGGAAGGCAACCGGTTGGGTTAGCAGCTGAGGTGCGTAAGGCAGTTTCATGCGAGAAATTGGCATCACTTTTGGATTCATCAGCTGGAGAATGGCCTACATTTGTTGCAATGCGGTTGACAGAGCTGGGGCTGCAATGCTGTCAATCGAGCGATAGGGATAGACCAGATATAACACCTTCTCTGGTTAGGGAACTGGAGCAGTTGCATGTCTCAGAAGAGCGACCAGTGCCACCTTATTTCTTGTGCCCTATCCTTCAG GAAATAATGCACGACCCTCAGGTAGCAGCAGATGGGTTCACTTACGAAGGGGAAGCCATGCGTGGATGGCTGGAAAATGGGCGTGAAACTTCTCCCATGACCAATTTGCAGTTGAGTCACTTGCATCTTACTCCTAACAATACTCTGCGGCTTGCCATACAGGATTGGCTCTGCAAATCTTCATTGTccctttaa
- the LOC132164264 gene encoding uncharacterized protein LOC132164264: MSILSRNSSTNMGTPSFHELKKQASFFFKEKIKTARLALTDATPAQLVTEESTSGNTWAPDMPTLGSISKAAFELDDYTRIVEILHKRFLKFERKNWRISYNSLIVLEHLLTHGPESVAEEFQTDKDVIYEMESFQYIDEKGFNWGLAVRKKSERILKLLEKGPLLKEERGRARKLTRGIQGFGSFGQRSSSSAQGMLKESSSLATIGRSNSQFNSQENQENQLPDSNKEVQKSQDVMLEACNKVENEKSCGSLCSSQVIEKGETQTSFKENMAPKREELHRWNFTEDSNPLLDGKKDEPKNEMSMEDHPFSDAENHTTASLLL, from the exons ATGTCTATTTTAAGCAGAAACAGTAGCACCAACATGGGCACACCCTCTTTCCATGAGCTGAAAAAGCaggcttctttcttcttcaaagagaAAATCAAGACTGCTAGATTAGCTCTCACAGATGCCACCCCTGCACAATT AGTGACAGAAGAATCTACAAGTGGAAATACATGGGCGCCCGACATGCCTACTCTGGGTTCCATTTCAAAGGCTGCTTTTGAGCTAGATGATTACACGAGAATTGTGGAAATTCTGCACAAAAG ATTCCTgaagtttgaaagaaagaacTGGAGGATCTCCTACAATTCCCTGATTGTTCTTGAGCATTTGCTGACTCATGGACCAGAGAGTGTTGCAGAAGAGTTTCAAACTGACAAAGATGTCATCTATGAAATGGAAAGCTTTCAGTACATAGACGAGAAAGG ATTTAATTGGGGCCTTGCTGTTAGAAAGAAATCAGAAAGAATTTTGAAGCTGCTTGAGAAAGGCCCTCTTCTAAAAGAAGAGAGAGGCCGAGCTCGGAAGCTGACAAGGGGGATTCAAGGCTTTGGGAGCTTTGGCCAGCGCTCATCTTCATCAGCACAAGGCATGTTAAAAGAATCATCATCTTTAGCAACCATTGGAAGGTCTAATTCTCAGTTCAATAGtcaagaaaatcaggaaaaccAGTTGCCCGACTCAAACAAAGAAGTTCAAAAATCACAGGATGTAATGCTTGAGGCTTGCAATAAGGTGGAGAATGAGAAATCTTGTGGCAGTTTATGCAGTAGCCAGGTGATTGAGAAAGGTGAAACTCAGACGAGTTTCAAAGAAAATATGGCTCCCAAGAGGGAAGAGTTGCACAGATGGAACTTCACAGAGGACTCTAACCCACTTCTGGATGGTAAGAAAGATGAACCCAAGAATGAAATGTCCATGGAAGATCATCCCTTCAGTGATGCTGAGAATCATACCACTGCCTCACTGCTTTTGTAA